The Micromonospora sp. WMMD961 genome has a segment encoding these proteins:
- a CDS encoding glutathione S-transferase C-terminal domain-containing protein codes for MGEETGGKYVEPGGEFTRDQRYIATRITKDGRDGYPVEPGRYRLVVSRACPWANRLIIVRRLLGLEDALSMAVAGPTHDARSWTFDLDPDGRDPVLGIERIQDAYFKRFPGYERGITVPAIVDVPTGQVVTNDYAQMSLDLSTQWVAYHRDGAPQLYPEHLRAQIDEVNDVVFRDVNNGVYRCGFAGSQEAYDKAYHRLFDRLDWLTERLTDQRYLVGDTITEADVRLFTTLVRFDPVYHGHFKCNRQKLSEMPVLWAYARDLFQTPGLGDTIDFDHIKRHYYEVHRDINPTGIVPLGPDLSNWLSPHGREALGGRPFGDGTPPPPPLEPVDPAHTPLR; via the coding sequence AAGGACGGGCGCGACGGGTACCCGGTGGAGCCGGGCCGGTACCGGCTGGTGGTCAGTCGGGCCTGCCCGTGGGCGAACCGCCTGATCATCGTGCGACGGCTGCTCGGCCTGGAGGACGCCCTCTCGATGGCGGTGGCCGGCCCGACCCACGACGCCCGGAGCTGGACCTTCGACCTCGACCCGGACGGCCGGGACCCGGTACTCGGCATCGAGCGCATCCAGGACGCGTACTTCAAGCGCTTCCCCGGCTACGAGCGCGGCATCACCGTGCCGGCGATCGTGGACGTGCCGACCGGGCAGGTGGTGACCAACGACTACGCGCAGATGAGCCTCGACCTGTCGACGCAGTGGGTCGCGTACCACCGCGACGGCGCCCCGCAGCTCTATCCCGAGCACCTGCGGGCGCAGATCGACGAGGTCAACGACGTGGTGTTCCGGGACGTCAACAACGGTGTCTACCGGTGTGGATTCGCGGGCAGCCAGGAAGCGTACGACAAGGCGTACCACCGGCTCTTCGACCGGCTAGACTGGCTGACCGAGCGACTGACCGACCAGCGTTACCTGGTCGGCGACACCATCACCGAGGCGGACGTGCGGCTGTTCACCACCCTGGTCCGCTTCGACCCGGTCTACCACGGTCACTTCAAGTGCAACCGGCAGAAGTTGAGCGAGATGCCGGTGCTGTGGGCGTACGCCCGGGACCTGTTCCAGACACCCGGTCTCGGTGACACCATCGACTTCGACCACATCAAGCGGCATTACTACGAGGTGCACCGCGACATCAACCCGACCGGAATCGTGCCGCTCGGTCCCGACCTGTCGAACTGGCTCAGCCCGCACGGCCGGGAGGCGCTTGGTGGCCGCCCCTTCGGTGACGGCACCCCGCCCCCGCCGCCGCTCGAGCCGGTCGACCCGGCGCACACCCCGCTGCGCTGA
- a CDS encoding complex I subunit 1 family protein: MPLWVELVLRVGGVVVAFLTLPLLVGQAEHKVMAHMQGRLGPMYAGGFHGWAQLVADGVKFVQKEDVTPREADRAVFRLAPAVALVPYLLVLLVIPLGPNDLVGQPLDIGLFFVLAVVGVGVVAVLMSAWASANKYSLLGGLRGAAQLLGYELPLVLAAASVAMAAGTLSLSGIVEAWQPWWLLWQAPAMIIFFVAGLAEIRRPPFDMPVADSELVFGYMTEYTGLRFAFFLLAEYVGIVVIAALTTVLFLGGWQGPFADDQLGWLWTLLKIFAVSFVIIWLRVSYPRLREDQLQRLCWLVLVPASLGQLVLTAAVRIAL; the protein is encoded by the coding sequence ATGCCGCTCTGGGTGGAGCTGGTGCTGCGGGTGGGTGGCGTGGTGGTCGCGTTCCTCACCCTGCCGTTGCTGGTGGGCCAGGCCGAGCACAAGGTGATGGCGCACATGCAGGGCCGGCTCGGCCCGATGTACGCGGGCGGCTTCCACGGCTGGGCCCAGCTGGTCGCGGACGGGGTCAAGTTCGTGCAGAAGGAGGACGTGACTCCGCGGGAGGCGGACCGGGCGGTGTTCCGGCTGGCCCCGGCGGTGGCGTTGGTGCCCTACCTGCTGGTGCTGCTGGTGATCCCGCTCGGCCCCAACGACCTGGTCGGGCAACCGCTGGACATCGGCCTGTTCTTCGTGCTGGCCGTGGTCGGTGTCGGGGTGGTGGCCGTGCTGATGTCGGCGTGGGCGTCGGCCAACAAGTACAGCCTGCTCGGTGGGCTGCGTGGGGCCGCCCAGTTGCTCGGTTACGAGCTGCCGTTGGTGCTGGCGGCCGCTTCGGTGGCGATGGCGGCGGGCACGCTCAGCCTCTCCGGCATCGTCGAGGCGTGGCAGCCGTGGTGGCTGCTCTGGCAGGCGCCCGCAATGATCATTTTCTTCGTCGCCGGGCTGGCCGAGATCCGCCGACCGCCGTTCGACATGCCGGTGGCCGACTCGGAGCTGGTCTTCGGCTACATGACCGAGTACACCGGGCTGCGGTTCGCGTTCTTCCTGCTCGCCGAGTACGTCGGCATCGTGGTGATCGCCGCGCTGACCACTGTGCTGTTCCTCGGCGGGTGGCAGGGCCCGTTCGCCGACGACCAGCTCGGTTGGCTCTGGACACTGCTCAAGATATTCGCCGTGTCGTTCGTGATCATCTGGCTTCGGGTGTCCTACCCCCGGCTGCGCGAGGACCAGTTGCAACGGCTCTGCTGGCTGGTGCTGGTGCCGGCGTCCCTCGGGCAACTGGTCCTCACGGCGGCCGTCCGCATCGCCCTCTGA
- a CDS encoding NADH-quinone oxidoreductase subunit C codes for MTPEEVGARLIALLAPVEATPSVSGGQRFARATVDVPPASWLAAVHAARDDTELACDFFDWLSAVDELAEGFDVVAHLWSTRLRHGVLLRTRLPRGEPTVASVVDVYPGAAWHERETHEMFGIDFAGHGELRPLLLPPEFEGHPLRKEFVLASRVAKPWPGAKEPGESEAGGGRRPIRPPGVPAPGEWGTTPTPAGAGGVGEGPRGGTPARPAGERPARPAPGARPARTPRPAAGDDGPAPTDRPDHDGGTT; via the coding sequence ATGACTCCCGAAGAGGTCGGCGCTCGGCTGATCGCGCTGCTCGCGCCGGTCGAGGCGACCCCGTCGGTCTCCGGCGGGCAACGGTTCGCCCGTGCCACCGTCGACGTGCCACCGGCGAGTTGGTTGGCCGCTGTGCACGCCGCCCGCGACGACACCGAGCTGGCCTGCGACTTCTTCGACTGGCTCTCCGCCGTCGACGAGTTGGCGGAGGGCTTCGACGTGGTAGCGCACCTCTGGTCGACGCGGCTTCGGCACGGCGTGCTGCTGCGTACCCGGCTGCCGCGCGGTGAACCCACTGTCGCCTCGGTCGTCGACGTCTACCCGGGTGCCGCCTGGCACGAGCGGGAGACCCACGAGATGTTCGGCATCGACTTCGCCGGCCACGGGGAGCTGCGTCCGCTGCTGCTGCCGCCGGAGTTCGAGGGCCACCCGCTGCGTAAGGAGTTCGTGCTCGCGTCCCGGGTGGCCAAGCCCTGGCCGGGCGCGAAGGAACCGGGCGAGTCGGAGGCCGGCGGCGGACGTCGGCCGATCCGCCCGCCGGGCGTTCCCGCTCCCGGCGAGTGGGGCACCACGCCCACCCCGGCCGGCGCGGGCGGCGTGGGGGAGGGCCCGCGCGGCGGCACCCCGGCCAGGCCGGCCGGCGAGCGGCCGGCGCGGCCCGCTCCGGGGGCCCGGCCGGCGCGTACTCCCCGGCCTGCCGCCGGTGACGACGGCCCGGCGCCGACCGACCGGCCCGACCACGATGGGGGTACGACCTGA
- a CDS encoding glucose 1-dehydrogenase, whose protein sequence is MRAVTVTPGVANSLHLVEDQPEPAAEEGSVLVEALAVGICGTDHEIIAGDYGEAPPGADRLIIGHESLGRVIEDSSGTLQPGDLVAGIVRHPDPVPCPNCAVGEWDMCRNGQYTEHGIKALPGFARDRWRIEPQFAVALDPALAQVGVLLEPTSVVAKAWDHIERIGHRAEWQPQTVLVTGAGPIGLLAALLGTQRGLSVHVLDRATEGPKPELVAGLGATYHAVPVNDLQFEPDVVIECTGAPTVVLDVMCKAAPNGIVCLAGVSSGGRSIDFDAGALNRSLVLENNVVFGSVNANRRHWSMAAQALVRADQVWLESLLTRRVPVSRYADAYTPGPDDIKVVLEFAS, encoded by the coding sequence GTGCGCGCTGTGACTGTGACACCCGGGGTGGCCAACTCGCTGCACCTCGTCGAGGACCAACCGGAGCCGGCTGCCGAGGAGGGCTCGGTCCTGGTCGAGGCGCTCGCCGTCGGCATCTGTGGCACGGACCACGAGATCATCGCGGGGGACTACGGCGAGGCGCCGCCGGGGGCGGACCGCCTGATCATCGGGCACGAGTCGCTGGGCCGGGTGATCGAGGATTCAAGCGGCACCCTGCAACCCGGCGACCTGGTGGCGGGGATCGTCCGGCACCCCGACCCGGTCCCCTGCCCGAACTGCGCCGTCGGCGAGTGGGACATGTGCCGTAACGGGCAGTACACCGAACACGGCATCAAGGCGCTACCCGGGTTCGCCCGCGACCGTTGGCGGATCGAACCACAGTTCGCGGTCGCGCTCGACCCGGCGCTGGCCCAGGTCGGCGTGCTGTTGGAGCCGACCAGCGTGGTGGCGAAGGCCTGGGACCACATCGAGCGGATCGGGCACCGGGCCGAGTGGCAGCCGCAGACCGTCCTGGTGACCGGCGCCGGCCCGATCGGGTTGCTGGCCGCGTTGCTCGGCACCCAGCGCGGGCTCAGCGTGCACGTGCTGGACCGGGCCACCGAAGGCCCGAAGCCGGAGCTGGTCGCCGGGCTCGGCGCCACCTACCACGCGGTACCGGTCAACGACCTGCAGTTCGAGCCGGATGTGGTGATCGAGTGCACCGGCGCGCCCACTGTGGTCCTCGACGTCATGTGCAAGGCGGCCCCGAACGGGATCGTCTGCCTGGCCGGGGTGTCCAGCGGCGGCCGGAGCATCGACTTCGACGCCGGGGCGCTCAACCGGTCCCTGGTGCTGGAGAACAACGTGGTGTTCGGCTCGGTGAACGCCAACCGGCGGCACTGGAGCATGGCCGCGCAGGCTCTCGTCCGCGCCGACCAGGTCTGGCTCGAGTCACTCCTCACCCGTCGGGTGCCGGTGAGCCGGTACGCCGACGCGTACACCCCCGGGCCGGACGACATCAAGGTGGTGCTGGAGTTCGCGTCCTGA
- a CDS encoding DUF2252 domain-containing protein, producing the protein MSSSVEQRTAHIVDVLTEEFGASMAIDPAAFRRKFRKMAASPFAFYRGSAALFYADQLGDFADDRFLDEQTSRVWIHGDLHAENFGTYMNGSGQLVFNVNDFDEAYVGPFTWDLRRLAASVALLGYGKALSDTAIGDLVAGFARSYLTELRAIAAGGDDAIGSITLDNADGVLRRVLQQARLNTRVDLLAAQTTIDNYERRFSIGDGVFEIDDATRDLVSAAFQDYLGTLPVGSTQLRPVAARIKDVVLRKGVGIGSAGLPSYNLLLEGHTQALENDVVIYMKQAQVPAVARYVTDESVRGYFQHQGHRTAESQRALQAHADPWLGFTELHGAGQLVAEVSPYAADLDWSDVNEPEELTGVLVDLGRAVARMHSVADDESSHDLVDYSTEEAIVAAVDTDERGFVAHLVDFAHAYGVRARQDHQLFVDLFRNGRLPGI; encoded by the coding sequence ATGAGCAGTTCAGTGGAGCAGCGGACCGCCCACATCGTCGACGTGCTCACCGAGGAGTTCGGCGCGTCGATGGCGATCGACCCGGCCGCCTTCCGCCGCAAGTTCCGCAAGATGGCGGCCTCGCCGTTCGCCTTCTACCGCGGCAGTGCCGCGCTGTTCTACGCCGACCAGCTCGGCGACTTCGCCGACGACCGGTTCCTGGACGAACAGACCAGCCGGGTGTGGATCCACGGTGACCTGCACGCGGAGAACTTCGGCACATACATGAACGGCTCCGGGCAACTGGTGTTCAACGTCAACGACTTCGACGAGGCGTACGTCGGCCCGTTCACCTGGGACCTGCGACGGCTCGCGGCCAGCGTGGCGCTGCTCGGCTACGGCAAGGCGCTCTCCGACACGGCGATCGGGGATCTGGTGGCCGGCTTCGCCCGGTCGTACCTGACCGAGCTGCGGGCCATCGCCGCCGGCGGTGACGACGCGATCGGCTCGATCACCCTGGACAACGCCGACGGCGTGCTGCGCCGGGTGCTCCAGCAGGCCCGGCTCAACACCCGCGTCGACCTGCTCGCCGCGCAGACGACGATCGACAACTACGAGCGACGCTTCTCCATCGGTGACGGGGTCTTCGAGATCGACGACGCCACCCGGGACCTGGTGAGCGCCGCCTTCCAGGACTACCTGGGCACCCTGCCGGTCGGCTCGACGCAGCTCCGGCCGGTGGCGGCGCGGATCAAGGACGTGGTGCTGCGCAAGGGGGTGGGCATCGGCTCGGCCGGACTGCCGTCGTACAACCTGCTGCTGGAGGGGCACACCCAGGCGTTGGAGAACGACGTCGTCATCTACATGAAGCAGGCGCAGGTGCCGGCCGTGGCACGGTACGTCACCGACGAGTCGGTTCGCGGATACTTCCAGCACCAGGGGCACCGGACCGCCGAGTCGCAGCGGGCGTTGCAGGCGCACGCCGACCCGTGGCTGGGCTTCACCGAGCTGCACGGGGCCGGTCAGCTCGTCGCCGAGGTGTCCCCGTACGCCGCGGACCTGGACTGGTCCGACGTGAACGAGCCGGAGGAGCTGACCGGGGTGTTGGTCGACCTCGGTCGGGCGGTGGCCCGGATGCACTCGGTCGCCGACGACGAGTCCAGTCACGACCTGGTGGACTACTCCACCGAGGAGGCGATCGTCGCGGCGGTGGACACCGACGAGCGGGGCTTCGTCGCCCACCTGGTGGACTTCGCGCACGCGTACGGGGTGCGCGCCCGGCAGGACCACCAGCTCTTCGTCGACCTGTTCCGCAACGGTCGGCTGCCGGGGATCTGA
- a CDS encoding NADH-quinone oxidoreductase subunit B, with product MQLPAVLGEPIRFVLNWGRRYSLWVFNFGLACCAIEFIATSMGRHDFIRLGVIPFAHGPRQADLMVVSGTVTDKMAPAIKRLYDQMPEPKYVISFGACSNCGGPYWDSYSVTKGVDQLIPVDVYVPGCPPRPEALLHGILRLQEKIAAEQSGIGGVPQRDVLAAPLDAPPREAAAPRSVDSLTAAPVRPPAAN from the coding sequence GTGCAGCTACCGGCAGTGCTCGGTGAGCCGATCCGGTTCGTGTTGAACTGGGGGCGTCGCTACTCGCTCTGGGTGTTCAACTTCGGCCTGGCCTGCTGCGCGATCGAGTTCATCGCCACCAGCATGGGTCGCCACGACTTCATCAGGCTCGGCGTGATCCCGTTCGCCCACGGCCCCCGGCAGGCAGACCTGATGGTGGTGTCCGGGACGGTGACGGACAAGATGGCTCCGGCGATCAAGCGGCTCTACGACCAGATGCCCGAGCCGAAGTACGTCATCTCGTTCGGTGCCTGCTCCAACTGCGGCGGCCCCTACTGGGATTCGTACTCGGTGACCAAGGGTGTGGACCAGCTCATCCCGGTCGACGTCTACGTGCCCGGCTGCCCGCCCCGGCCGGAGGCGCTGCTGCACGGCATCCTGCGCCTGCAGGAGAAGATCGCCGCCGAGCAGTCCGGTATCGGTGGCGTGCCGCAACGCGACGTGTTGGCCGCGCCGTTGGACGCGCCGCCCCGCGAAGCCGCTGCCCCGCGTTCCGTCGACTCCCTCACCGCTGCGCCGGTGCGCCCGCCCGCCGCCAACTGA
- a CDS encoding SigE family RNA polymerase sigma factor gives MGGRPPDPLGNSTSAANELVFDDFYHAHFRSLVVQLTAYTGDRGQAQDLVQEAFCRAYARWDRVARYEDPLAWVRKVAWNLGHNRWRRLRTAQSWLVRQRVTHVAGPSPDRVALDVALAKLPPKQRRAVVLHYLADLSVAEIAAQERVAEGTVKSWLHRGRTALAAHLRDTNEEVRDV, from the coding sequence GTGGGCGGACGGCCGCCGGACCCGCTGGGCAACTCCACCTCGGCCGCCAACGAACTGGTCTTCGACGACTTCTACCACGCCCACTTCCGCTCGCTGGTCGTGCAGCTCACCGCGTACACGGGTGACCGTGGGCAGGCACAGGACCTGGTCCAGGAGGCGTTCTGCCGGGCGTACGCCCGCTGGGACCGGGTCGCCCGGTACGAGGACCCGTTGGCCTGGGTACGCAAGGTCGCCTGGAACCTCGGACACAACCGCTGGCGGCGGTTACGGACCGCCCAGTCGTGGCTGGTACGGCAACGGGTTACCCACGTCGCCGGGCCGAGCCCCGACCGGGTCGCCCTCGACGTCGCGCTGGCGAAGTTGCCGCCGAAACAGCGGCGGGCTGTCGTTCTGCACTACCTCGCCGACCTGTCGGTCGCCGAGATCGCCGCGCAGGAGCGGGTCGCCGAGGGCACCGTCAAATCGTGGCTGCACCGGGGCCGCACGGCCCTCGCTGCCCATCTGCGGGACACCAACGAGGAGGTGCGGGATGTCTGA
- a CDS encoding aminotransferase class V-fold PLP-dependent enzyme: MINETRVEDRATLPLGVPAEVALDELRQLRAGDRPTHGGQLFAYVYDPAVPGLDELTAAAHRESAHVNGLDPTAFPSLLAMENALVGAAGRVLGAGPGTTAPDVVGSVTSGGTESLILAVKTARDAHPEIAEPRIVVPSSAHAAFAKAAHYLRVAMDVVPVSPDTLRPDPAAMAAAIRPETVLVACSAPSYAHGVVDPVAEIAAAAAAAGVRCHVDACFGGWTLPYLRRLGEPVPPFDFAVPGVTSISVDLHKYAYAPKGVSVLLHRDAALRAPQYFAYADWPGYTMINPVIASTRSGGPIAAAYATVRHLGDDGYLRLATVTRDAVAGLADAVRAADGLRLMAEPESTVVCFTATEGGPDLFVLVDELTARGWHTQPQLSYAGLPASVHLTVTASVAPRVAEFGPDLVEAVAAARAAGPVALPPELIALATSLTPDALTPELVAGLAAGLGLGGGGASTPDRLAVVNTLLDAAPPALRERLLVEFVGLLQRPTW; this comes from the coding sequence ATGATCAACGAGACCAGGGTTGAGGACCGGGCCACGTTGCCTCTCGGGGTGCCGGCGGAGGTCGCGCTCGACGAGTTACGGCAGTTGCGCGCCGGGGACCGGCCGACCCACGGGGGGCAGTTGTTCGCGTACGTCTACGACCCCGCGGTGCCGGGCCTGGACGAGCTGACCGCCGCCGCGCACCGGGAGAGCGCACACGTCAACGGGCTGGACCCGACCGCGTTCCCGTCCCTGCTGGCGATGGAGAACGCCCTGGTCGGCGCTGCCGGCCGGGTGCTCGGTGCTGGCCCGGGCACAACCGCCCCGGACGTCGTGGGCAGTGTCACCAGCGGCGGTACCGAGTCGCTGATCCTCGCGGTCAAGACGGCCCGGGACGCGCACCCGGAGATCGCCGAGCCCCGGATCGTGGTGCCGTCGAGCGCCCACGCCGCATTCGCCAAGGCGGCGCACTACCTGCGGGTGGCGATGGACGTCGTGCCGGTCTCCCCGGACACCCTGCGTCCCGATCCGGCCGCGATGGCCGCGGCGATCCGTCCGGAGACGGTGCTCGTCGCCTGCTCCGCGCCGTCGTACGCGCACGGGGTGGTGGACCCGGTCGCGGAGATCGCGGCGGCGGCCGCCGCCGCCGGGGTGCGCTGCCACGTGGACGCCTGCTTCGGCGGCTGGACCCTGCCGTACCTGCGTCGCCTCGGTGAGCCGGTGCCGCCGTTCGACTTCGCGGTACCCGGGGTCACGTCCATCTCGGTCGACCTGCACAAGTACGCGTACGCGCCGAAGGGGGTGTCGGTGCTGCTGCACCGGGACGCCGCGCTCCGCGCCCCGCAGTACTTCGCGTACGCCGACTGGCCCGGCTACACGATGATCAACCCGGTGATCGCGTCCACCCGCTCGGGCGGGCCGATCGCCGCCGCGTACGCCACGGTGCGGCACCTCGGCGACGACGGTTACCTGCGGCTCGCCACCGTCACCCGGGACGCGGTCGCCGGCCTGGCCGACGCGGTACGCGCCGCCGACGGGTTGCGGCTGATGGCCGAGCCGGAGTCGACGGTGGTGTGCTTCACCGCCACCGAGGGCGGCCCGGACCTGTTCGTCCTGGTCGACGAGCTGACCGCGCGCGGCTGGCACACCCAGCCCCAACTGTCGTACGCGGGGCTGCCGGCGAGTGTGCACCTCACGGTGACCGCCTCGGTCGCGCCCCGGGTCGCCGAGTTCGGGCCGGACCTGGTCGAGGCGGTGGCCGCCGCCCGGGCGGCCGGTCCGGTCGCCCTCCCGCCCGAGCTCATCGCGCTGGCGACGTCGCTGACACCGGACGCCCTCACGCCCGAACTCGTCGCCGGGCTGGCCGCCGGGCTCGGACTCGGTGGCGGGGGAGCGTCGACGCCGGACCGCCTCGCGGTGGTGAACACGCTGCTCGACGCCGCCCCGCCGGCGTTGCGCGAACGCCTGCTGGTGGAGTTCGTCGGCCTGTTGCAACGTCCCACCTGGTGA
- a CDS encoding MFS transporter: MTMPSGTGWSAAGSLPRPVHAGYALGSLATGAFGTVPGLLLLPYLTDTLGVAAGLAALLVLLPKAWDVLVNPVAGRISDRTRSRWGARRPYLLIAGLALAVLFASIFAAPFGNGPAAAAYVAFAFLATATAFAFFQVPYVAMPAELTDDYAERTRLMTWRIAVLALAILVSGAVAPLVVSAGGDGVAGHRWMGLFVAALIALGAVGAFLGTRSAPTGTVSGSEPSLRAQLAVAAANRPFRALLICFVVQSAGVATILAGVNYFAGQILRDDESGPTLLFVCFVGPALLVMPIWSRVGARLGKRTALVAASLILAVGALTLVAASVLPTVAVYLVVAVIGVGYAGQQVFALSMLPDCIAYDTRRTGRRQAGVFTGLWTAGETLGLALGPGIYGLVLQLSGYVSSDTGTAAAQSDGARLGVLLGFTLIPALLIAPPILLLRQYTLTPAALADPIRDDRVDHGVVVGTKAVDRHEKGTTTP, translated from the coding sequence ATGACAATGCCGTCGGGCACCGGCTGGTCAGCCGCCGGCTCGCTGCCTCGCCCGGTGCACGCCGGCTACGCGCTCGGCTCGCTGGCGACCGGCGCGTTCGGCACCGTGCCCGGTCTGCTGCTGCTGCCGTATTTGACCGACACGCTGGGCGTGGCCGCCGGACTCGCAGCCCTGCTGGTGCTGCTGCCCAAGGCCTGGGACGTGCTGGTCAACCCGGTCGCCGGGCGAATCTCCGACCGCACCCGGTCACGCTGGGGCGCTCGCCGCCCGTACCTGCTCATCGCTGGCCTCGCGCTCGCTGTTCTCTTCGCGTCGATCTTCGCCGCGCCGTTCGGCAACGGGCCGGCCGCCGCGGCGTACGTGGCGTTCGCCTTCCTCGCCACCGCCACCGCGTTCGCCTTCTTCCAGGTGCCGTACGTGGCGATGCCGGCGGAGTTGACCGACGACTACGCCGAGCGCACCCGGCTGATGACCTGGCGGATCGCGGTGCTGGCGTTGGCCATCCTGGTCTCCGGTGCGGTCGCCCCGCTGGTGGTGAGCGCCGGCGGCGACGGTGTGGCCGGGCACCGGTGGATGGGGTTGTTCGTGGCGGCGCTGATCGCCCTCGGTGCCGTCGGGGCGTTCCTCGGCACCCGGTCCGCGCCGACCGGCACGGTGAGCGGGAGCGAGCCGAGTCTGCGCGCCCAACTCGCCGTGGCCGCCGCCAACCGCCCGTTCCGGGCGCTGCTGATCTGTTTCGTCGTGCAGTCCGCCGGGGTGGCGACGATCCTGGCCGGGGTCAACTACTTCGCCGGGCAGATCCTGCGCGACGACGAGAGCGGGCCGACCCTGCTCTTCGTCTGCTTCGTCGGGCCGGCGCTGCTGGTGATGCCGATCTGGTCCCGGGTCGGTGCCCGGCTGGGCAAGCGGACCGCGCTGGTCGCCGCCTCGCTGATCCTCGCCGTCGGGGCGCTCACCCTGGTCGCCGCGTCGGTGCTGCCGACGGTCGCCGTCTACCTGGTGGTCGCGGTGATCGGCGTCGGGTACGCCGGGCAGCAGGTCTTCGCGCTGTCGATGCTGCCGGACTGCATCGCGTACGACACCAGGCGCACCGGTCGGCGACAGGCGGGTGTGTTCACGGGCCTGTGGACGGCCGGGGAGACCCTCGGGCTGGCGCTGGGTCCGGGCATCTACGGCCTGGTGCTCCAGCTCTCCGGCTACGTCTCCTCCGACACCGGAACAGCCGCCGCCCAGTCCGACGGTGCCCGCCTGGGCGTCCTGCTCGGCTTCACGCTGATCCCGGCCCTCTTGATCGCCCCGCCGATCCTCCTACTCCGCCAGTACACCCTCACCCCCGCCGCCCTGGCTGACCCGATCCGTGACGACCGCGTCGATCATGGAGTTGTGGTGGGGACGAAAGCCGTTGACCGTCACGAGAAGGGCACCACAACTCCATGA
- a CDS encoding SigE family RNA polymerase sigma factor yields the protein MTATMGAHAKEPPAARTAGATVEVTITFDDFYHAHFGSVTAQLCAYVGDLGHAQDLAQEAFYRALARWDRLVRYDDPVAWVRRVAWNLARSRWRRLRTARNHLLRQRPTEAEVAGPNPDRVAIDAALAQLPANHRRAVILHYLADLSVSQIAAQEGVAEGTVKSWLHRGRTALAGLLDENTEGVCDV from the coding sequence GTGACAGCAACGATGGGAGCCCACGCCAAAGAGCCACCGGCGGCACGGACGGCCGGTGCGACGGTCGAGGTGACGATCACTTTCGACGACTTCTACCACGCGCACTTCGGCAGCGTGACCGCCCAACTGTGCGCGTACGTCGGGGATCTCGGACACGCGCAGGACCTCGCCCAGGAGGCGTTCTACCGGGCGCTGGCCCGCTGGGACCGCCTGGTCCGGTACGACGACCCGGTGGCCTGGGTCCGCCGGGTCGCCTGGAACCTGGCCCGCAGCCGCTGGCGACGCCTGCGAACCGCCCGCAACCACCTGCTGCGGCAGCGGCCCACCGAGGCGGAGGTCGCCGGGCCGAACCCCGACCGGGTGGCGATCGACGCGGCGCTGGCGCAACTGCCCGCCAACCACCGCCGAGCGGTCATCCTGCACTACCTGGCCGACCTGTCGGTGAGTCAGATCGCCGCCCAGGAAGGGGTGGCCGAGGGCACCGTCAAGTCCTGGTTGCACCGCGGTCGGACGGCACTGGCCGGACTGCTCGACGAGAACACCGAGGGGGTGTGCGATGTCTGA
- a CDS encoding MGMT family protein, with the protein MTPDEYVEAVLDLVERIPEGRVMSYGAVADALAERSGRASARLVGTIMARHGGSVPWHRVVTAAGRLPPGHEREARARLRAEGVPLRPAGVDMTASWSPGEQG; encoded by the coding sequence GTGACACCTGACGAGTACGTCGAGGCGGTGCTCGACCTGGTCGAGCGGATCCCGGAGGGCCGGGTCATGTCGTACGGCGCGGTCGCCGACGCGCTCGCCGAACGATCGGGTCGCGCGTCCGCGCGACTGGTGGGCACCATCATGGCCCGCCACGGCGGCTCGGTGCCCTGGCACCGGGTGGTGACGGCCGCTGGCCGGCTGCCACCGGGCCACGAGCGGGAGGCGCGGGCCCGACTGCGCGCCGAGGGGGTGCCGCTGCGCCCGGCCGGGGTGGACATGACGGCGAGTTGGTCGCCCGGCGAGCAGGGGTGA